The following coding sequences are from one Manis pentadactyla isolate mManPen7 chromosome 13, mManPen7.hap1, whole genome shotgun sequence window:
- the LOC118917576 gene encoding protocadherin gamma-A7 isoform X18, with the protein MWTHWHPEAHQEIVQCLSKISRTTMAAPQRGKDYRGFILLSILLGTQREAWAGHILYSVPEETDKGSFVGNIAKDLGLEPRELVERGARIVSRGRTQLFALNARSGSLVTAGRIDREELCAQSARCLVNFNILMEDKMNLYPIEVEIMDVNDNAPKFLTEEMNVKIMENTVPGVRFPLNEARDSDVGTNSLQSYQLNPNHHFSLVVQTGYDGTKHPELVLERVLDREDKVVHHLLLTASDGGHPPQTGTTRIQVTVVDVNDHAPVFSLPQYQVTVPENVPVGTKLLEVNAVDLDEGVNGEVTYSFWKITPKILQIFHLNPHTGELSTLEGLDYEESGYYEMEVQAQDGPGSMTRAKVLITVLDVNDNAPEVTVTSVSSSIPEDTPPGTVIALFYLQDRDSGKNGEVTCTISENLPFKLERSIDNYYRLVIAENLDREKLSVYNITMKATDAGTPPLSSETHITMSVSDTNDNPPTFSQSSYSIYVPENNPRGASIFSVTAHDPDSHENALVTYSLSEDSLQGASLSSYVSINSDTGVLYALHAFDFEQFRDLQLRVTALDSGDPPLSSNVSLSLFVLDQNDNAPEILYPALPTDGSTGVELAPRSAEPGYLVTKVVAVDRDSGQNAWLSFRLLKASEPGLFAVGLHTGEVRTARALLDRDALKQSLVVAVQDHGQPPLSATVMLTVAVADSIPDVLADLDSMKAPADPDASGLTLYLVVAVAAVSCVFLAFVIVLLALRLRRWHASRLLPAVGGGLVGVGASPFVGVDGVRAFLQTYSHEVSLTADSRESHVIFPQPNYADTLVSHASCERKDLLLSSIDFHEGTDEAQSIQINKRKIQLRLLRILFRSGL; encoded by the exons ATGTGGACGCACTGGCATCCAGAAGCACACCAGGAGATAGTCCAGTGTCTAAGCAAGATCAGCAGGACTACAATGGCGGCTCCGCAGAGGGGTAAGGACTACAGAGGATTCATCCTGCTCTCCATCCTCCTAGGGACCCAGAGGGAAGCTTGGGCAGGACATATTCTCTATTCTGTgccagaggagacagacaaaGGGTCTTTTGTGGGTAATATTGCCAAGGACCTGGGGCTGGAGCCCCGGGAGCTGGTGGAGCGTGGAGCCCGCATTGTCTCCCGAGGCAGGACGCAGCTCTTTGCCCTGAACGCGCGGAGCGGCAGCTTGGTCACCGCGGGCAGGATAGACCGGGAGGAGCTCTGCGCTCAGAGCGCGCGGTGCCTGGTGAATTTTAACATCCTGATGGAAGATAAAATGAATCTTTACCCCATAGAAGTGGAAATAATGGATGTTAATGACAATGCCCCTAAATTCTTGACCGAGGAAATGAATGTGAAAATAATGGAGAATACAGTTCCTGGAGTGCGGTTTCCGTTAAATGAGGCTAGGGATTCGGATGTGGGCACGAACTCCCTCCAGAGCTACCAGCTCAACCCCAATCACCACTTTTCCCTGGTTGTGCAAACTGGATACGATGGAACTAAACATCCGGAATTAGTGCTGGAGCGGGTGCTGGATAGGGAAGATAAGGTGGTTCACCACCTCCTCCTCACAGCTTCTGACGGCGGCCACCCACCCCAAACCGGAACCACCCGTATCCAAGTAACAGTGGTGGACGTGAATGATCACgcgccagtcttctctttgcccCAGTACCAAGTAACTGTCCCTGAGAACGTGCCGGTGGGCACAAAACTGCTCGAGGTAAACGCTGTCGACCTGGACGAGGGAGTCAATGGGGAAGTAACATATTCCTTTTGGAAAATAACTCCAAAAATTCTGCAGATATTCCATCTAAACCCCCACACAGGAGAATTATCAACTTTAGAAGGCCTAGATTATGAAGAATCGGGCTACTATGAAATGGAAGTTCAGGCTCAGGATGGTCCTGGTAGTATGACCAGGGCTAAAGTACTGATCACAGTTTTAGACGTGAATGACAATGCCCCTGAAGTGACTGTAACATCTGTGAGCAGTTCAATCCCTGAAGACACTCCTCCTGGAACAGTGATTGCTCTTTTCTACCTTCAAGACCGAGATTCCGGAAAAAATGGAGAGGTGACTTGCACTATTTCAGAAAATCTGCCTTTTAAATTAGAAAGATCAATAGACAATTATTATAGATTGGTGATAGCAGAAAACCTAGATCGAGAAAAACTCTCTGTGTATAACATCACAATGAAAGCCACAGATGCTGGAACCCCACCGTTGTCCTCGGAAACTCACATCACCATGAGTGTGTCAGACACCAACGACAACCCACCTACCTTTTCCCAATCCTCCTACTCCATCTATGTCCCTGAAAACAACCCCAGAGGTGCCTCCATTTTCTCTGTGACTGCACACGACCCCGACAGCCATGAGAACGCCCTTGTCACTTACTCCCTGTCTGAAGACTCTCTCCAGGGGGCCTCTCTATCCTCATATGTTTCAATCAACTCCGACACCGGCGTCCTGTATGCATTGCACGCCTTCGACTTTGAGCAGTTTCGGGATCTGCAACTGAGAGTGACTGCACTTGACAGTGGGGACCCACCGCTCAGCAGCAACGTGTCCCTGAGCCTGTTTGTGCTGGACCAGAACGACAACGCCCCAGAGATCCTGTACCCCGCCCTCCCCACCGACGGGTCCACAGGCGTGGAGCTGGCACCCCGCTCCGCAGAGCCCGGCTACCTGGTGACCAAGGTGGTGGCGGTGGACAGAGACTCGGGCCAGAACGCCTGGCTGTCCTTCCGCCTGCTCAAGGCCAGCGAGCCAGGGCTCTTCGCGGTGGGGCTGCACACGGGCGAGGTGCGCACAGCGCGGGCCCTGCTGGACAGAGACGCGCTCAAGCAGAGCCTGGTGGTGGCGGTCCAGGACCACGGCCAGCCCCCTCTCTCGGCCACCGTCATGCTCACGGTGGCCGTGGCCGACAGCATCCCAGACGTCCTGGCCGACCTGGACAGCATGAAGGCCCCGGCCGACCCGGACGCCTCTGGCCTCACGCTGTACCTGGTGGTGGCGGTGGCCGCGGTGTCCTGCGTCTTCCTCGCCTTTGTCATCGTGCTGCTGGCCCTCAGGCTGAGGCGCTGGCACGCGTCGCGTCTGCTGCCGGCCGTGGGCGGCGGTCTGGTGGGCGTGGGGGCCTCGCCCTTTGTGGGCGTGGACGGGGTGCGGGCTTTCCTGCAGACCTATTCCCACGAGGTATCCCTCACTGCGGACTCGCGGGAGAGTCACGTGATCTTCCCCCAGCCCAACTATGCAGACACGCTCGTCAGCCACGCGAGCTGCGAGAGAAAAGATCTCTTGTTATCATCCATAGATTTTCATGAAGGTACGGATGAAGCCCAAAGTATTCAG ATTAACAAGAGGAAAATACAGCTCAGACTTCTCAGGATTCTGTTTAGATCAGGTTTATAA
- the LOC130680432 gene encoding protocadherin gamma-A8-like: protein MKILSGFRSGRKMAARENCRGRRELVLLCTLLGMLWEMGRGQIHYSVPEEIVKGSFVGNISKDLELEPWELEGRGARIVSRGRTQLFALNARSGSLVTAGRIDREELCAHRAQCLVNFKVLVEDRVQLYGIEIEVIDINDNAPKFQAENLEVKINEIAAPGTRYPLPEAVDPDVGMNSLQSYQLSPNRHFSLDVHTGDRGTLSPELVLERSLDREEQAAHRLVLIASDGADPRRSSTAHILVTVLDTNDNAPVFAQQTYRMKVPESVPPGTRLLTIRASDPDEGANGEVAYKFWKISEEQSPFFQLNENTGEIATAKGLDYEECAFYELEIQAEDGGGLKGWTKVLISVEDVNDNRPEVMVTSLFSPVLENILPGTVIAFLNVHDRDSGKNGQVVCYIHDNLPFRLEKSIDNYYRLVTWKYLDREEISVYNITVMVSDLGAPPLSIETYITLLVADINDNPPTFPHASYSAYILENNPKGASLFSVTAHDPDSGNNAQVTYSLNQDTIQGAPLSSYVSINSDTGMLYALRTFDYEQFQDLQLLVTARDSGDPPLSSNVSLSLFILDQNDNAPEILYPALPTDGSTGVELAPRSAEPGYLVTKVVAVDRDSGQNAWLSFRLLKASEPGLFAVGLHTGEVRTARALLDRDAFKQSLVVAVQDHGQPPLSATVTLTVAVADSIPDVLADLDSMKAPADPDASGLTLYLVVAVAAVSCVFLAFVIVLLALRLRRWHASRLLPAVGGGLVGVGASPFVGVDGVRAFLQTYSHEVSLTADSRESHVIFPQPNYADTLVSRESCEIKDSLLKSIEFRECKDEAAPAQVSSALCLHLLLRRIIFFINLCVLEHIL, encoded by the coding sequence ATGAAGATTCTGAGTGGATTCCGCAGCGGAAGAAAAATGGCTGCTCGTGAGAATTGCAGAGGACGCCGCGAGCTGGTCTTGCTGTGCACGCTCCTGGGCATGCTGTGGGAGATGGGGAGAGGACAGATTCATTACTCGGTGCCAGAAGAAATCGTCAAAGGATCCTTCGTGGGTAATATCTCCAAGGACCTGGAGCTGGAGCCCTGGGAGCTGGAGGGGCGCGGAGCGCGCATCGTCTCCCGAGGTAGGACGCAGCTCTTTGCCCTGAACGCGCGGAGCGGCAGCTTGGTCACCGCGGGCAGGATAGACCGGGAGGAGCTCTGCGCTCACAGAGCGCAGTGCCTGGTTAACTTTAAAGTCCTGGTTGAGGATAGAGTGCAACTTTACGGAATAGAAATAGAAGTCATTGATATTAATGACAATGCCCCCAAATTCCAGGCCGAAAATCTAGAAGTGAAAATTAACGAAATCGCTGCGCCCGGTACACGTTATCCACTCCCAGAGGCTGTAGACCCGGACGTGGGCATGAATTCCCTACAGAGCTATCAGCTCAGCCCCAATCGCCACTTCTCCCTGGACGTGCACACTGGGGACCGCGGAACCCTAAGCCCAGAGCTTGTGCTGGAGCGCAGCCTGGATCGCGAGGAACAGGCCGCTCACCGCCTAGTCCTCATCGCCTCTGACGGTGCAGACCCGCGTCGCTCCAGCACGGCGCACATCCTAGTGACAGTGTTGGATACAAACGACAATGCCCCGGTTTTTGCTCAACAGACTTACCGAATGAAGGTCCCAGAGAGTGTGCCCCCGGGGACCCGGCTGCTTACTATAAGAGCTAGCGACCCGGATGAGGGAGCCAACGGAGAAGTGGCATATAAATTCTGGAAAATTAGTGAAGAACAGTCCCCGTTTTTCCAGCTTAATGAAAATACTGGGGAAATTGCAACAGCAAAGGGTCTAGATTATGAAGAATGTGCATTTTATGAACTGGAAATACAAGCTGAAGATGGTGGGGGACTGAAAGGGTGGACCAAAGTGCTCATTTCGGTGGAAGATGTGAATGACAATAGACCCGAAGTGATGGTCACGTCTTTGTTTAGCCCAGTCTTGGAAAATATTCTTCCTGGAACAGTAATTGCCTTCTTAAATGTGCATGACCGAGACTCTGGAAAGAATGGTCAAGTTGTCTGTTACATACATGATAATTTACCTTTTCGTTTAGAAAAATCGATAGACAATTATTATAGATTGGTGACATGGAAATATTTGGACCgagaagagatttctgtgtacaATATCACAGTGATGGTCTCAGATCTAGGTGCTCCGCCTCTATCTATTGAAACTTATATCACCTTGCTAGTGGCAGACATCAACGACAATCCACCCACATTTCCTCATGCTTCCTACTCAGCctatatcctggaaaacaacccCAAAGGTGCCTCCCTCTTCTCTGTGACTGCCCACGACCCTGACAGTGGCAACAATGCCCAggtcacttactcactgaatcaGGACACGATCCAGGGGGCGCCTCTATCCTCCTATGTCTCAATCAATTCTGACACCGGCATGCTGTATGCACTGCGTACGTTTGACTATGAGCAGTTCCAAGACTTGCAGCTACTGGTGACAGCCAGGGACAGTGGGGACCCACCACTGAGCAGCAATGTATCTCTGAGCCTGTTCATTCTAGACCAGAACGACAATGCCCCAGAGATCCTGTACCCCGCCCTCCCCACCGACGGGTCCACAGGCGTGGAGCTGGCACCCCGCTCCGCAGAGCCCGGCTACCTGGTGACCAAGGTGGTGGCGGTGGACAGAGACTCGGGCCAGAACGCCTGGCTGTCCTTCCGCCTGCTCAAGGCCAGCGAGCCAGGGCTCTTCGCGGTGGGGCTGCACACGGGCGAGGTGCGCACAGCGCGGGCCCTGCTGGACAGAGACGCGTTCAAGCAGAGCCTGGTGGTGGCGGTCCAGGACCACGGCCAGCCCCCTCTCTCGGCCACCGTCACGCTCACGGTGGCCGTGGCCGACAGCATCCCAGACGTCCTGGCCGACCTGGACAGCATGAAGGCCCCGGCCGACCCGGACGCCTCTGGCCTCACGCTGTACCTGGTGGTGGCGGTGGCCGCGGTGTCCTGCGTCTTCCTCGCCTTTGTCATTGTGCTGCTGGCCCTCAGGCTGAGGCGCTGGCACGCGTCGCGTCTGCTGCCGGCCGTGGGCGGCGGTCTGGTGGGCGTGGGGGCCTCGCCCTTTGTGGGCGTGGACGGGGTGCGGGCTTTCCTGCAGACCTATTCCCACGAGGTGTCCCTCACTGCGGACTCGCGGGAGAGTCACGTGATTTTCCCCCAGCCCAACTATGCGGACACGCTCGTCAGCCGGGAAAGCTGTGAGATAAAGGATTCCTTGTTAAAATCCATAGAATTTCGTGAATGTAAGGATGAAGCTGCTCCTGCTCAGGTGAGTTCAGCTCTTTGTTTACATTTACTCCTCAgaagaattatattttttataaatttatgtgTTTTGGAGCACATATTGTGA
- the LOC118917576 gene encoding protocadherin gamma-A7 isoform X19 yields the protein MWTHWHPEAHQEIVQCLSKISRTTMAAPQRGKDYRGFILLSILLGTQREAWAGHILYSVPEETDKGSFVGNIAKDLGLEPRELVERGARIVSRGRTQLFALNARSGSLVTAGRIDREELCAQSARCLVNFNILMEDKMNLYPIEVEIMDVNDNAPKFLTEEMNVKIMENTVPGVRFPLNEARDSDVGTNSLQSYQLNPNHHFSLVVQTGYDGTKHPELVLERVLDREDKVVHHLLLTASDGGHPPQTGTTRIQVTVVDVNDHAPVFSLPQYQVTVPENVPVGTKLLEVNAVDLDEGVNGEVTYSFWKITPKILQIFHLNPHTGELSTLEGLDYEESGYYEMEVQAQDGPGSMTRAKVLITVLDVNDNAPEVTVTSVSSSIPEDTPPGTVIALFYLQDRDSGKNGEVTCTISENLPFKLERSIDNYYRLVIAENLDREKLSVYNITMKATDAGTPPLSSETHITMSVSDTNDNPPTFSQSSYSIYVPENNPRGASIFSVTAHDPDSHENALVTYSLSEDSLQGASLSSYVSINSDTGVLYALHAFDFEQFRDLQLRVTALDSGDPPLSSNVSLSLFVLDQNDNAPEILYPALPTDGSTGVELAPRSAEPGYLVTKVVAVDRDSGQNAWLSFRLLKASEPGLFAVGLHTGEVRTARALLDRDALKQSLVVAVQDHGQPPLSATVMLTVAVADSIPDVLADLDSMKAPADPDASGLTLYLVVAVAAVSCVFLAFVIVLLALRLRRWHASRLLPAVGGGLVGVGASPFVGVDGVRAFLQTYSHEVSLTADSRESHVIFPQPNYADTLVSHASCERKDLLLSSIDFHEGTDEAQSIQ from the coding sequence ATGTGGACGCACTGGCATCCAGAAGCACACCAGGAGATAGTCCAGTGTCTAAGCAAGATCAGCAGGACTACAATGGCGGCTCCGCAGAGGGGTAAGGACTACAGAGGATTCATCCTGCTCTCCATCCTCCTAGGGACCCAGAGGGAAGCTTGGGCAGGACATATTCTCTATTCTGTgccagaggagacagacaaaGGGTCTTTTGTGGGTAATATTGCCAAGGACCTGGGGCTGGAGCCCCGGGAGCTGGTGGAGCGTGGAGCCCGCATTGTCTCCCGAGGCAGGACGCAGCTCTTTGCCCTGAACGCGCGGAGCGGCAGCTTGGTCACCGCGGGCAGGATAGACCGGGAGGAGCTCTGCGCTCAGAGCGCGCGGTGCCTGGTGAATTTTAACATCCTGATGGAAGATAAAATGAATCTTTACCCCATAGAAGTGGAAATAATGGATGTTAATGACAATGCCCCTAAATTCTTGACCGAGGAAATGAATGTGAAAATAATGGAGAATACAGTTCCTGGAGTGCGGTTTCCGTTAAATGAGGCTAGGGATTCGGATGTGGGCACGAACTCCCTCCAGAGCTACCAGCTCAACCCCAATCACCACTTTTCCCTGGTTGTGCAAACTGGATACGATGGAACTAAACATCCGGAATTAGTGCTGGAGCGGGTGCTGGATAGGGAAGATAAGGTGGTTCACCACCTCCTCCTCACAGCTTCTGACGGCGGCCACCCACCCCAAACCGGAACCACCCGTATCCAAGTAACAGTGGTGGACGTGAATGATCACgcgccagtcttctctttgcccCAGTACCAAGTAACTGTCCCTGAGAACGTGCCGGTGGGCACAAAACTGCTCGAGGTAAACGCTGTCGACCTGGACGAGGGAGTCAATGGGGAAGTAACATATTCCTTTTGGAAAATAACTCCAAAAATTCTGCAGATATTCCATCTAAACCCCCACACAGGAGAATTATCAACTTTAGAAGGCCTAGATTATGAAGAATCGGGCTACTATGAAATGGAAGTTCAGGCTCAGGATGGTCCTGGTAGTATGACCAGGGCTAAAGTACTGATCACAGTTTTAGACGTGAATGACAATGCCCCTGAAGTGACTGTAACATCTGTGAGCAGTTCAATCCCTGAAGACACTCCTCCTGGAACAGTGATTGCTCTTTTCTACCTTCAAGACCGAGATTCCGGAAAAAATGGAGAGGTGACTTGCACTATTTCAGAAAATCTGCCTTTTAAATTAGAAAGATCAATAGACAATTATTATAGATTGGTGATAGCAGAAAACCTAGATCGAGAAAAACTCTCTGTGTATAACATCACAATGAAAGCCACAGATGCTGGAACCCCACCGTTGTCCTCGGAAACTCACATCACCATGAGTGTGTCAGACACCAACGACAACCCACCTACCTTTTCCCAATCCTCCTACTCCATCTATGTCCCTGAAAACAACCCCAGAGGTGCCTCCATTTTCTCTGTGACTGCACACGACCCCGACAGCCATGAGAACGCCCTTGTCACTTACTCCCTGTCTGAAGACTCTCTCCAGGGGGCCTCTCTATCCTCATATGTTTCAATCAACTCCGACACCGGCGTCCTGTATGCATTGCACGCCTTCGACTTTGAGCAGTTTCGGGATCTGCAACTGAGAGTGACTGCACTTGACAGTGGGGACCCACCGCTCAGCAGCAACGTGTCCCTGAGCCTGTTTGTGCTGGACCAGAACGACAACGCCCCAGAGATCCTGTACCCCGCCCTCCCCACCGACGGGTCCACAGGCGTGGAGCTGGCACCCCGCTCCGCAGAGCCCGGCTACCTGGTGACCAAGGTGGTGGCGGTGGACAGAGACTCGGGCCAGAACGCCTGGCTGTCCTTCCGCCTGCTCAAGGCCAGCGAGCCAGGGCTCTTCGCGGTGGGGCTGCACACGGGCGAGGTGCGCACAGCGCGGGCCCTGCTGGACAGAGACGCGCTCAAGCAGAGCCTGGTGGTGGCGGTCCAGGACCACGGCCAGCCCCCTCTCTCGGCCACCGTCATGCTCACGGTGGCCGTGGCCGACAGCATCCCAGACGTCCTGGCCGACCTGGACAGCATGAAGGCCCCGGCCGACCCGGACGCCTCTGGCCTCACGCTGTACCTGGTGGTGGCGGTGGCCGCGGTGTCCTGCGTCTTCCTCGCCTTTGTCATCGTGCTGCTGGCCCTCAGGCTGAGGCGCTGGCACGCGTCGCGTCTGCTGCCGGCCGTGGGCGGCGGTCTGGTGGGCGTGGGGGCCTCGCCCTTTGTGGGCGTGGACGGGGTGCGGGCTTTCCTGCAGACCTATTCCCACGAGGTATCCCTCACTGCGGACTCGCGGGAGAGTCACGTGATCTTCCCCCAGCCCAACTATGCAGACACGCTCGTCAGCCACGCGAGCTGCGAGAGAAAAGATCTCTTGTTATCATCCATAGATTTTCATGAAGGTACGGATGAAGCCCAAAGTATTCAG
- the LOC118917576 gene encoding protocadherin gamma-B4 isoform X30, giving the protein MGSGAGERGWAEWRPLLFPFLLSLFCAALSEQIRYRIPEEMPEGSVVGNLAKDLGFSVHELPTRNLRVSSEKPYFTVSAESGELLVSSRLDREQICGKKPACALEFEAVAENPLNFYHVNVEVEDINDHTPKFTQDFFELQISESTKPETQFILGCAHDADIGTNSLQNYQLSPNDHFSLVKKEKLDGNKYLELVLKTPLDREERNSYHLTLTAVDFGDPSLSSTAQIQILVTDANDNPPVFSQKLYRVGLLENVLPGTTVLQVMATDQDEGVNAEITFSFTEAGQITEFELNSNTGEITVLNTLDFEEVKEYSIVLEARDGGGMIAQSTVEIEVLDVNDNVPEVIFQSLPDLIMEDTKAGTHIALLKTRDKDSGQNGEIICVLEDDVPFKILASSRNTYKLVTDGVLDREQTPEYNVTVTATDRGKPPLSSSATITLHITDVNDNAPVFQQASYVVHVAENNPPGASIAQVSASDPDLGPNGHVSYSIVASDLEPRALRSYVSVSAQSGAVFAQRAFDHEQLRAFELTLQARDQGSPALGANVSLRVLVGDRNDNAPRVLYPALGPDGSALFDTVPRAAQPGYLVTKVVAVDADSGHNAWLSYHVLQASEPGLFSLGLRTGEVRTARALGDRDAARQRLLVAVRDGGQPPLSATATLHLVFADSLQDVLPDLSDGPAPSDPQAELQFYLVVALALISVLFLLAVILAIALRLRQSSNPGAWGCLQPGLCVKSGPVAPPNYSEGTLPYSYDLCVAHTGKTEFNFLKCNEQLSSGQDKLFSDSSGALFPLCNSSESTSHQ; this is encoded by the coding sequence ATGGGGAGCGGCGCTGGGGAGAGAGGCTGGGCTGAGTGGCGGCCGTTGCTCTTTCCCTTTCTGCTGTCTTTGTTCTGCGCGGCGCTCTCTGAGCAGATCCGATACAGGATTCCCGAGGAGATGCCCGAGGGCTCTGTGGTGGGGAACCTCGCCAAGGACCTGGGATTCAGTGTCCACGAGTTACCGACTCGGAACCTGCGCGTCAGTTCGGAGAAGCCTTACTTCACCGTGAGCGCAGAGAGCGGGGAGTTACTTGTGAGCAGCAGGCTAGACCGGGAGCAGATATGCGGCAAGAAGCCAGCTTGTGCTCTGGAATTTGAGGCAGTTGCTGAAAACCCACTGAACTTTTATCACGTGAATGTGGAGGTCGAGGATATTAATGACCACACGCCAAAATTCACACAAGATTTCTTTGAGCTGCAAATAAGTGAGTCCACAAAGCCAGAGACACAATTTATCTTAGGCTGTGCCCATGATGCAGACATTGGTACCAACTCACTACAGAATTACCAGCTCAGTCCAAATGATCATTTCTCACttgtgaagaaagagaaattagatgGCAATAAATATCTTGAGCTGGTACTGAAGACACCATTAGACCGGGAAGAGCGGAACTCTTATCACTTGACCCTGACTGCAGTGGACTTTGGAGATCCATCCCTAAGCAGTACTGCACAAATACAGATCCTAGTGACTGATGCCAACGATAACCCTCCAGTGTTCAGCCAAAAACTCTACAGGGTAGGCCTTCTAGAAAATGTGCTCCCAGGCACCACGGTGCTTCAAGTGATGGCTACCGACCAGGATGAGGGTGTCAACGCCGAGATCACTTTCTCCTTCACTGAAGCGGGCCAGATCACCGAATTTGAGCTGAATTCTAATACCGGGGAAATTACTGTTCTAAATACATTAGATTTTGAGGAAGTCAAAGAATATTCCATAGTTTTGGAAGCAAGAGATGGTGGAGGGATGATTGCCCAAAGTACTGTGGAGATAGAGGTCCTAGACGTAAATGATAATGTCCCAGAAGTCATATTCCAATCTCTACCAGATCTCATTATGGAGGACACCAAGGCAGGAACACACATTGCTTTGCTTAAAACCCGTGATAAGGATTCCGGACAAAACGGAGAAATTATTTGTGTATTAGAAGATGATGTTCCATTTAAAATACTGGCTTCTTCAAGAAACACGTATAAATTAGTGACAGATGGAGTTCTAGATCGTGAGCAGACCCCGGAGTACAACGTCACCGTCACAGCCACCGACAGGGGCAAGCCGCCCCTCTCCTCCAGCGCCACCATCACCCTGCACATCACCGACGTCAACGACAACGCGCCGGTTTTCCAGCAGGCCTCCTACGTGGTCCACGTGGCAGAGAACAACCCTCCCGGCGCCTCCATCGCGCAAGTCAGCGCCTCCGACCCCGACCTGGGGCCCAACGGCCACGTGTCCTACTCCATCGTGGCCAGCGACCTGGAGCCGCGGGCGCTGCGGTCCTACGTGTCGGTGAGCGCGCAGAGCGGCGCGGTGTTCGCGCAGCGCGCCTTCGACCACGAGCAGCTGCGCGCCTTCGAGCTGACGCTGCAGGCCCGCGACCAGGGCTCGCCCGCGCTCGGCGCCAACGTGAGCCTGCGCGTGCTGGTGGGCGACCGCAACGACAACGCGCCGAGGGTGCTGTACCCGGCGCTGGGGCCCGACGGCTCGGCGCTCTTCGACACGGTGCCGCGCGCCGCGCAGCCCGGCTACCTGGTCACCAAGGTGGTGGCGGTGGACGCCGACTCGGGACACAACGCCTGGCTGTCCTACCACGTGCTGCAGGCCAGCGAGCCCGGACTCTTCAGCCTGGGGCTGCGCACGGGCGAGGTGCGCACGGCGCGCGCCTTGGGCGACAGGGACGCGGCCAGACAGCGCCTGCTGGTCGCTGTGCGCGATGGGGGACAGCCTCCCCTCTCGGCCACCGCCACGCTGCACCTGGTCTTCGCAGACAGCCTCCAAGACGTGCTGCCGGATCTTAGCGACGGCCCCGCGCCCTCTGACCCCCAGGCTGAGCTGCAGTTTTACCTGGTGGTGGCCTTGGCCTTGATCTCGGTGCTCTTCCTCCTCGCGGtgattctggccattgccctgcGCCTGCGACAGTCGTCCAACCCCGGTGCTTGGGGCTGCCTTCAGCCGGGTCTGTGCGTCAAGTCTGGACCTGTGGCTCCCCCCAACTACAGCGAAGGGACTTTGCCTTATTCCTATGATTTATGTGTTGCTCATACTGGAAAGACAGAGTTTAACTTTCTAAAATGTAATGAGCAGTTGAGCTCAGGACAAGATAAACTTTTCAGTGATTCGTCGGGGGCCTTATTTCCACTTTGTAATTCCAGTGAGTCAACTTCACATCAG